A single region of the Vicia villosa cultivar HV-30 ecotype Madison, WI linkage group LG4, Vvil1.0, whole genome shotgun sequence genome encodes:
- the LOC131597596 gene encoding uncharacterized protein LOC131597596 — protein MSSLPWCTIGDFNDMLSQQDKHGIHPHPNWLCNGFRDTISDCNLVDIPLEGHQYTWVKSRGTDRMVEERLDRALANTSWLEMFPAAKLANLIASHSDHSPILLSCDPALQHRRHHAFRFENYWLEEDDIEDVVRQGWQQERSCDVTKQIANYAKDLEKWNNRNRRRKKEEIDRHKSIMESYRNSHDSEANFRFLEAQREYDKALIKEDLYWRQRAKMHWYRDGDRNTHFFHQSATARRNFKQIRMLKNEEGNEVAEHADLSNVARSYFESLFTKTVGNYDGILNLFQQVISGEDNEKLVRPIK, from the coding sequence ATGTCTAGTTTGCCTTGGTGTACAATTGGAGATTTTAATGATATGCTCTCTCAGCAAGACAAGCATGGAATCCACCCTCACCCCAACTGGCTTTGCAATGGTTTTCGAGATACTATTAGTGATTGTAATCTTGTCGATATCCCTCTAGAAGGACACCAATATACTTGGGTTAAGAGCCGAGGAACTGACCGTATGGTTGAGGAGAGATTAGATCGTGCTTTAGCTAATACTTCTTGGTTGGAGATGTTTCCGGCAGCTAAGCTAGCTAACCTCATCGCATCGCATTCGGATCATTCTCCTATTCTTCTCTCGTGCGATCCTGCCCTTCAACATCGGCGGCATCATGCTTTTAGATTTGAAAATTACTGGCTAGAAGAAGATGATATAGAAGACGTTGTTCGACAAGGGTGGCAGCAGGAAAGATCATGTGATGTTACGAAACAAATTGCTAATTATGCTAAAGACTTAGAGAAGTGGAATAatagaaatagaagaagaaagaaggaggAGATAGATCGTCATAAATCAATTATGGAGTCTTACCGCAACAGCCACGACTCAGAAGCGAACTTCCGCTTTCTTGAAGCCCAACGTGAATATGACAAGGCTCTCATTAAGGAGGATCTTTATTGGCGGCAACGAGCTAAGATGCACTGGTACCGAGATGGTGATCGCAACACCCACTTTTTCCATCAATCGGCAACGGCGCGTAGGAACTTTAAGCAAATAAGAATGCTGAAGAATGAAGAGGGTAATGAAGTTGCTGAACATGCAGATTTAAGTAATGTGGCTAGGAGTTATTTTGAATCTCTCTTCACTAAAACAGTAGGAAATTATGATGGTATTCTTAATTTGTTTCAGCAAGTGATTAGTGGGGAAGATAATGAGAAACTTGTCCGCCCTATTAAATAG
- the LOC131597597 gene encoding uncharacterized protein LOC131597597: MASPSFANLSIDDDGEEEGFCFDLEEEVSEVADLRLCLVGRFLCDKPIHVRSMKSRIADIWRVVKGVAIKEASEGLFLFQFEHKLDMEAVINGGLWSFDNHLLILEQVKLGIQIENIPLFHVDFWIQVHNLSAGFMIEKVWKAMASYIGTLVEYGKNNNTSSGVNI, translated from the coding sequence ATGGCGAGTCCGAGTTTTGCTAATCTATCCATTGATGATGACGGTGAAGAAGAAGGTTTCTGTTTTGATCTGGAGGAAGAGGTAAGCGAGGTGGCGGATCTACGACTATGTCTAGTTGGGAGATTCCTTTGTGACAAACCGATTCATGTCCGATCCATGAAGAGTAGAATTGCGGATATATGGAGAGTTGTGAAGGGGGTCGCAATCAAGGAAGCATCTGAAGGTTTGTTCCTATTTCAGTTTGAGCATAAACTAGATATGGAAGCAGTAATCAACGGGGGTCTGTGGAGTTTTGATAATCACCTCCTAATCCTGGAACAAGTCAAATTGGGGATTCAAATTGAAAATATACCTCTATTCCATGTTGATTTTTGGATACAAGTCCATAACCTTTCGGCTGGCTTCATGATAGAGAAGGTATGGAAAGCAATGGCTAGTTACATTGGTACGTTAGTGGAATATGGTAAAAATAACAATACGAGTTCCGGCGTCAATATATGA